One Phoenix dactylifera cultivar Barhee BC4 chromosome 8, palm_55x_up_171113_PBpolish2nd_filt_p, whole genome shotgun sequence genomic window carries:
- the LOC103708790 gene encoding uncharacterized protein LOC103708790 isoform X2, protein MRFKKGNKVEVLNKKEVPSGSWWPAEIISGNGHNYYVRYDFYLANMGTAMDRVPRKVIRPCPPSLKGPRNWVPGDIVEVLDNNSWKLAEVSRVVGDGYFFVRLLGSCREFKVRTSDLRLRQSWQDKKWVVIQKDSGKHDDRMMSSLSKGKKFKCQMPQPCLESYNAFVFTRGTKKRPRVSSQPVERCNEASRKMRAIEKDGRSERIFGVYSSQSLEKVDAVASPRTVLGPKLEACKVCFHRSLMMARSLHVLDFEQCCNVSI, encoded by the exons ATGagattcaagaaaggaaataagGTGGAAGTGTTGAACAAGAAGGAGGTGCCATCAGGCTCTTGGTGGCCTGCTGAGATAATCTCTGGCAATGGGCATAACTACTATGTTAGGTATGATTTTTATCTAGCAAACATGGGTACAGCCATGGACAGAGTACCAAGAAAGGTCATAAGACCATGTCCCCCATCATTGAAGGGTCCAAGGAATTGGGTGCCTGGTGACATTGTTGAGGTCTTGGACAATAACTCATGGAAGCTTGCAGAGGTTTCAAGGGTTGTTGGTGATGGTTACTTTTTTGTGAGGCTCCTTGGATCCTGCAGGGAGTTCAAAGTCCGCACATCTGACCTCAGGCTGCGGCAATCTTGGCAAGATAAAAAATGGGTTGTGATTCAAAAG GATTCTGGAAAACATGATGATAGGATGATGAGCAGTCTGtcaaaaggaaagaaattcaaatGTCAGATGCCTCAGCCATGCCTAGAAAGTTATAATGCTTTTGTCTTCACAAGAGGCACAAAGAAAAGGCCACGAGTCTCATCACAACCTGTTGAGAGATGCAATGAAGCTAGCAGAAAGATGAGAGCAATTGAGAAAGATGGACGGAGTGAGCGAATATTTGGAGTTTATTCCTCCCAGTCATTGGAAAAGGTAGATGCTGTTGCTTCCCCACGAACAGTTCTGG GGCCAAAGTTGGAGGCTTGTAAAGTATGCTTCCATAGGTCCCTGATGATGGCGAGGTCTTTACATGTTTTGGACTTCGAACAGTGTTGCAACGTGTCCATCTGA
- the LOC103708790 gene encoding protein AGENET DOMAIN (AGD)-CONTAINING P1-like isoform X3 — MRFKKGNKVEVLNKKEVPSGSWWPAEIISGNGHNYYVRYDFYLANMGTAMDRVPRKVIRPCPPSLKGPRNWVPGDIVEVLDNNSWKLAEVSRVVGDGYFFVRLLGSCREFKVRTSDLRLRQSWQDKKWVVIQKDSGKHDDRMMSSLSKGKKFKCQMPQPCLESYNAFVFTRGTKKRPRVSSQPVERCNEASRKMRAIEKDGRSERIFGVYSSQSLEKGQSWRLVKYASIGP, encoded by the exons ATGagattcaagaaaggaaataagGTGGAAGTGTTGAACAAGAAGGAGGTGCCATCAGGCTCTTGGTGGCCTGCTGAGATAATCTCTGGCAATGGGCATAACTACTATGTTAGGTATGATTTTTATCTAGCAAACATGGGTACAGCCATGGACAGAGTACCAAGAAAGGTCATAAGACCATGTCCCCCATCATTGAAGGGTCCAAGGAATTGGGTGCCTGGTGACATTGTTGAGGTCTTGGACAATAACTCATGGAAGCTTGCAGAGGTTTCAAGGGTTGTTGGTGATGGTTACTTTTTTGTGAGGCTCCTTGGATCCTGCAGGGAGTTCAAAGTCCGCACATCTGACCTCAGGCTGCGGCAATCTTGGCAAGATAAAAAATGGGTTGTGATTCAAAAG GATTCTGGAAAACATGATGATAGGATGATGAGCAGTCTGtcaaaaggaaagaaattcaaatGTCAGATGCCTCAGCCATGCCTAGAAAGTTATAATGCTTTTGTCTTCACAAGAGGCACAAAGAAAAGGCCACGAGTCTCATCACAACCTGTTGAGAGATGCAATGAAGCTAGCAGAAAGATGAGAGCAATTGAGAAAGATGGACGGAGTGAGCGAATATTTGGAGTTTATTCCTCCCAGTCATTGGAAAAG GGCCAAAGTTGGAGGCTTGTAAAGTATGCTTCCATAGGTCCCTGA
- the LOC103708790 gene encoding uncharacterized protein LOC103708790 isoform X1, with protein MRFKKGNKVEVLNKKEVPSGSWWPAEIISGNGHNYYVRYDFYLANMGTAMDRVPRKVIRPCPPSLKGPRNWVPGDIVEVLDNNSWKLAEVSRVVGDGYFFVRLLGSCREFKVRTSDLRLRQSWQDKKWVVIQKDSGKHDDRMMSSLSKGKKFKCQMPQPCLESYNAFVFTRGTKKRPRVSSQPVERCNEASRKMRAIEKDGRSERIFGVYSSQSLEKVDAVASPRTVLGEKCLYASLNNKMTGFSKLDSWRGLPNIDVKYCPVTSSEPSDAESTSSSVGSCSTSNSPYRSPHCPGMGLTQDLSSRSDDAESCCGSGRESSLPTKEVLAAEIHQLELHAYRSTMRAFYASGPISWDQEALMTDLRLMLNISNDEHLLELKNLVSSEIGRTS; from the exons ATGagattcaagaaaggaaataagGTGGAAGTGTTGAACAAGAAGGAGGTGCCATCAGGCTCTTGGTGGCCTGCTGAGATAATCTCTGGCAATGGGCATAACTACTATGTTAGGTATGATTTTTATCTAGCAAACATGGGTACAGCCATGGACAGAGTACCAAGAAAGGTCATAAGACCATGTCCCCCATCATTGAAGGGTCCAAGGAATTGGGTGCCTGGTGACATTGTTGAGGTCTTGGACAATAACTCATGGAAGCTTGCAGAGGTTTCAAGGGTTGTTGGTGATGGTTACTTTTTTGTGAGGCTCCTTGGATCCTGCAGGGAGTTCAAAGTCCGCACATCTGACCTCAGGCTGCGGCAATCTTGGCAAGATAAAAAATGGGTTGTGATTCAAAAG GATTCTGGAAAACATGATGATAGGATGATGAGCAGTCTGtcaaaaggaaagaaattcaaatGTCAGATGCCTCAGCCATGCCTAGAAAGTTATAATGCTTTTGTCTTCACAAGAGGCACAAAGAAAAGGCCACGAGTCTCATCACAACCTGTTGAGAGATGCAATGAAGCTAGCAGAAAGATGAGAGCAATTGAGAAAGATGGACGGAGTGAGCGAATATTTGGAGTTTATTCCTCCCAGTCATTGGAAAAGGTAGATGCTGTTGCTTCCCCACGAACAGTTCTGGGTGAGAAATGCTTGTATGCTTCCTTAAACAACAAAATGACTGGGTTTTCTAAATTGGATTCATGGAGGGGATTGCCAAATATTGATGTTAAATATTGTCCTGTAACAAGTTCAGAACCCAGTGATGCTGAGAGTACCTCATCCTCTGTTGGTAGTTGTAGTACCAGCAATAGTCCATATAGATCACCACACTGTCCTGGAATGGGTCTTACTCAAGATTTGTCTAGTCGTTCAGATGATGCTGAAAGTTGTTGTGGGTCGGGAAGAGAATCATCTCTTCCCACTAAAGAGGTATTAGCAGCAGAAATTCATCAGTTGGAGTTGCATGCTTACCGTTCCACTATGAGGGCATTCTATGCTTCTGGGCCCATTAGCTGGGATCAGGAGGCATTGATGACAGACCTGCGTCTTATGCTAAACATATCAAATGATGAACATTTGTTGGAGCTAAAGAATTTAGTGTCTTCTGAAATAGGCAGAACCTCTTAG